Proteins from one Mycolicibacter virginiensis genomic window:
- a CDS encoding rubredoxin, whose product MAVYGCPGCGYLYDEATGEPREGFPAGTPWQQIPGDWTCPDCAVREKLDFEPMGVNS is encoded by the coding sequence ATGGCCGTCTACGGGTGCCCGGGCTGCGGCTACCTCTACGACGAGGCCACCGGGGAACCCCGCGAGGGATTCCCCGCCGGCACGCCCTGGCAGCAGATTCCCGGCGACTGGACCTGCCCGGACTGCGCGGTACGCGAAAAGCTGGATTTCGAACCGATGGGAGTGAACTCATGA
- a CDS encoding rubredoxin → MSDYKLFRCLQCGFEYDEALGWPEDGIEPGTRWADIPEDWSCPDCGAAKADFEMAEVVRP, encoded by the coding sequence ATGAGCGACTACAAACTGTTCCGGTGCCTGCAGTGCGGCTTCGAATACGACGAGGCGCTGGGTTGGCCGGAGGACGGCATCGAGCCGGGCACCCGCTGGGCCGACATCCCCGAGGATTGGAGCTGCCCGGACTGCGGCGCGGCCAAGGCCGACTTCGAGATGGCGGAAGTGGTACGGCCGTGA